The genomic interval TCTCGCTCCGCGACGGAACGCTCGTCGTCTTCTTCACGGAGATCTACCGCGCCTTCCGCTTCACCGAGACGTACCTCTCGGCCCTCAGGTCGCACGATCGAGGGGCGAGCTGGGAGCCCGTCACCACGATCGTCCGCGCCACGAGCCCGATCGCCGCGGTGGCTCCCGACACCTCGGCTCGCGTGCGGGACGGGGCGTTCCTCTTCGACGTCGCCGCCGATCCGCGCACGGGGGCGCTGTACGCGGTCTGGCAGGAGGACGCCGGGGGCGCGTCGCACTATCCGCTCATCCGGTTCGTCCGCTCCGTGGACGGAGGGGCCACCTGGTCCGCGTCGATCGTCGTCAACAGGACCCCTGCGGCCCAGACCGTGCTCGACCGCCAGGCCTTCACCCCCGCCGTGCACGTCGCGGGAAACGGGACGATCGCCATCACGTACGCCGACTTTCGCGACAACGACCCGCAGCCGGGATCGGCCACCGCGAACTTCTTCCTCTGGTGTCATCCTCAGGCGGCCGACTGCCTGAGGCAAGGAGGGTGGCGCGAGGTCCGCCTCACCGACGACCCCTACGACATCGAGATCGCCCCGGTCGCCAACGGCCTCTTCCTCGGGGACTACCAGGGGCTCGCGGCGGGAGAGAGGGACTTCACCGCCCTGATGGTCCAGACGAGCCCGACCGATCGGGCGAGCGTCTTCTCGCAGCGGATCGTCTTCGAGGATCGGTTCGACCCGCGCGGTCCGGGGTGGTGGAGGAAGCAGATCCGGCGCCTCGGCCAGGGACGTGCGTCTCCCGACATCGACAGGCCGACGGTGCTCCTCGCCCTCTCGGGAATCCGCGCCGTGCACGATCTCTTCGACGGCGTCACGGGGCTCGCCCCGCTCTCGCGCGCTCTCGATCCCGGCGAGCAGGATTTTCGCGCCCGCGCGTCGAGGCACGTCCTCGTCCTCCTCCTGAACCTCTTCACGGGGCGCGTGACCCCTTGGACTCGGGTCACCGCCGGGCTCACGGCCGGCGACGCCGCGGCGGATGTCGTCCGTGTCCTCGGGGACCCCGCCTCGACGCGGGCCGAGATCGAGGCGGCCGGGAAGATGGCCGAGAGGATCAATGACCCGGGGGAGTAAACTGGGTCATGACTAGTGGAAGCTCGAAGAGTGCCGGCCTCGTCGCCCTGACCCGCGAAGTAAGCCCCTCCATCACCCGCTGCGAGCTGACCCATCTCGATCGCGAGCCGATCGATCTCGAGACGGCCCGGAGGCAGCACGCCGCCTACGAGCGCGCGCTCGCGGATCTCGGTTGCGAGGTGGTCCGGATCCCCGAAGCCCCCGATCTCCCCGACGCCGTCTTCGTCGAGGACGCCGCGATCATCCTCGACGAGGCGGCGATCGTCATGCGGCCGGGGGCGCCGGCGCGCCGCGCGGAGACTCCGGCCGTGGCGGAGGTCGTGGGCAGGTACCTCCCTCTCCTCCGCATGGCGGGCCCCGGGACGGTCGACGGCGGCGACGTCCTCCGCCTCGGGAGGACGCTCTACGTCGGGCGGTCGCGCCGGAGCGACGCGGCGGGGCTCGCGGAGCTGGCCCGCCGCGCCGGGACGCTCGGATGGCGCGTCGAGGGGGTCGACCTCCGCGGCTGCCTCCACCTGAAGACCGCCGTGACGGAGGTCGGCGACGGCCTCGTCCTCGCGAACCCGGCCTGGGTCGACCCCGCCGCCTTCGCTCCGGCGGACGTGATCGAGTCCGACCCTGCCGAGCCGTTCGGCGCCAACTCCCTCCGCGTCGGCGACGCCGTGATTCACCCACTCGCCTTCCCCCGCACCCGCGCACGCCTCGAGGCGCGCGGAGTGCGCGTCGTTCCGGTTGCGGCGGCGGAGCTCGCGAAGGCCGAGGGGGGCGTCACCTGCTGCAGCCTGATCATCGACCGGCCGCGGGTGCGATAATCGCGGGCGATGGGACTCTTTCGCTCCGCACTCCTCGCCGGCTCGCGCAGCGTGTGGCTCCGAGAGCGGGCCGTGAAGCTCGGGTTCGTGAGGCGGGCCGTCTCCCGGTTCATGCCCGGTGAGACGCTCGACGACGCCCTCGGCGCCGCGCGCGCCCTCGCCTCGCGGAAGCTGAGCGTCGTCCTCACCTGCCTGGGGGAGAACGTCACCTCGCTCGCCGAGACGGACGGGGTGGCGCGCCACTACCTCGAGGCGATGGAGGCGGCGCGCGCCGCCGGGCTCGACGTCGAGCTGTCGGTGAAGCTGACGCAGCTCGGCCTCGACCTCGACGCCGGCCTCGCCCTCACCCACGTCGATCGGATCGCCGCGCGCGCCGCGGAGCTGAGACAGCGCCTCTGGATCGACATGGAGGACAGCCGCTACACCGAACGGACGCTCGATCTGTACCGGAAGCTCCGGAAGGCCAGGCCGAACGCCGGCCTCTGCCTCCAGTCGTACCTGAGGCGCACCGCCGCGGATCTCGAGTCGCTCATCCCCCTCGGATCCGCGATCCGCCTCGTGAAGGGGGCGTACAACGAGCCGCCGGACATTGCCTTCCCTGTGAAGCGCGACGTGGACGAGAGCTACTTCGCCCTCAGCAAGCGGCTTCTCTCCGAGGAAGCCCGCCGCGCCGGGTGCTACGCGGCCTTCGGTACGCACGACCGCGATCTCATCCGCCGGATCGAGGAGGAGGCGGCGCGCGTGAAGGCCCCGCGAGAGGC from Acidobacteriota bacterium carries:
- a CDS encoding exo-alpha-sialidase, with translation MPGRRQSLAFVAPLLALLLPAVAVAAGPADPASAGPLTQISGPSLFTSCTADSPNLQGGTNYPATEVETWVDVNPVNPMNVVAVWQQDRWSNGGARGLGIGVSFDGGGTWSVSALPWLTLCSGGTYQRASDPWISFAPNGDLHLAALLLDTGFGAAHAMVVSRSTDGGMTWSPPTGLITGASPLVNDKESITADATDPNFVYAVWDRVDIGTGTGPTYFTRSADGGATWEPARVIHDLGTGNQTLGNQVVSLRDGTLVVFFTEIYRAFRFTETYLSALRSHDRGASWEPVTTIVRATSPIAAVAPDTSARVRDGAFLFDVAADPRTGALYAVWQEDAGGASHYPLIRFVRSVDGGATWSASIVVNRTPAAQTVLDRQAFTPAVHVAGNGTIAITYADFRDNDPQPGSATANFFLWCHPQAADCLRQGGWREVRLTDDPYDIEIAPVANGLFLGDYQGLAAGERDFTALMVQTSPTDRASVFSQRIVFEDRFDPRGPGWWRKQIRRLGQGRASPDIDRPTVLLALSGIRAVHDLFDGVTGLAPLSRALDPGEQDFRARASRHVLVLLLNLFTGRVTPWTRVTAGLTAGDAAADVVRVLGDPASTRAEIEAAGKMAERINDPGE
- a CDS encoding dimethylargininase gives rise to the protein MTSGSSKSAGLVALTREVSPSITRCELTHLDREPIDLETARRQHAAYERALADLGCEVVRIPEAPDLPDAVFVEDAAIILDEAAIVMRPGAPARRAETPAVAEVVGRYLPLLRMAGPGTVDGGDVLRLGRTLYVGRSRRSDAAGLAELARRAGTLGWRVEGVDLRGCLHLKTAVTEVGDGLVLANPAWVDPAAFAPADVIESDPAEPFGANSLRVGDAVIHPLAFPRTRARLEARGVRVVPVAAAELAKAEGGVTCCSLIIDRPRVR
- a CDS encoding proline dehydrogenase family protein → MGLFRSALLAGSRSVWLRERAVKLGFVRRAVSRFMPGETLDDALGAARALASRKLSVVLTCLGENVTSLAETDGVARHYLEAMEAARAAGLDVELSVKLTQLGLDLDAGLALTHVDRIAARAAELRQRLWIDMEDSRYTERTLDLYRKLRKARPNAGLCLQSYLRRTAADLESLIPLGSAIRLVKGAYNEPPDIAFPVKRDVDESYFALSKRLLSEEARRAGCYAAFGTHDRDLIRRIEEEAARVKAPREAFEFELLYGIQTGEQARLAGSGTRVRVLISYGSFWFPWYMRRLAERPANVLFVARQMFGR